CCTGGCTCGGTGACGCTCGTGAGCCGCCTCGCCTGGCTGCTCACCGCCTGTCGGGGCTCTGCAGCACAGACCAGCGCAGCGAGATCGCTCACGGACACGGAGAGCTGCTCGGCGAGCTGCAGCGAGGCGCCAGCCGGGTTGCGGCGGGCCGCGCGTGCCGGAGCGGGACCGGCCGATCCTCTACCTGCGGGACTGGGCAGCTCCCTCCCACGACGAGTACATCGCAGGGATCGAGCTGACGGCTCATCCGCCGACGGAGGTTTGCTCCGTCGGCGAGCCGCGCGCTCAACCGGCGGCCCGAGCGGTGCCGGCCGCGCCCTCGACCATGAAACTTCGCGCTGATCTGAGGTCCGACGGACGGCGCCGCACGATCGGCACAGCCGCGACCTCGCGTGTGTCCGCGTGTACTCTGCGAGTGCTCAGGACGTCCCAGACCCCGACGTCGCCTCCATCAGCGACGACTAGGGGCCCGCGCGATGTCCACACGCTTCAACCGGTCGGGACCGTCCGCTGCGCCCACTCGTGCCAGCGTCGATGAACTCGAGAACGAGATCCGTCATCTCAAGAGTGCCCTCACCGGCCGCGCCGTCATCGACCAGGCCAAGGGCGTGCTGATGCGCCATTTCGGGGTCGACGCCGAGACGGCGTTCCAGGTGCTCGTCCGCTGGTCCTCCCACACCAATCACAGGGTCTCCGCCCTGGCGTTGGAGGTCAACGGCGCCGCGTCTCAGGGCGCCGACGCGGTCGCCGTCCTGGTCCGCGACGTGCACCGCCGCAGAGGAGAGGACCACCAGGTGTCCGGCCCCTGAGAGACGGGACAGGTGCGCCGCGTGGACCGGCTCGCGAGGGGCAAGCCGGCACCCGTGGTCGACATGGTGGTCGAGGACGGTTGTTCGGTGTTCAGGTGCTCGCTGTCTGCGCAGTGCCCGCTGCTCACACGTCGGGTATGGCGCTCGTCATGCCGCGGGGCCGGATGATGGCCGCCCTTGGTGCCGGTAGCTCCTACTGCGGGCTGTTCCCGCTCGGCCTGCTCGTCGCCTTCGCGACCCTCAACACGTTCGGACAGACCGCTGGCCGGCGCTCGGCCGTTCGGACCCGCACGATCGTGCCGATGAGCGTGCGCTCAGGTGTGTGAGTGGCAGCATCTGTCCATGCCCTCATTCGCGCTCTCCCTGCGGGATTCCCAGGGATCGCTCGACGGTGAGCCGGAGGCGACCTGGCTCATCGGTGTACCGATCGAGGAAGACAGCTTCGCTGTGGGTGCGCACCTGTCGGTCCCCCTGAAAGACGGGGCCAGGAGGCTGGCCACTGTCGTCGGATTCCCACTTGTTCGATTCGTCGACTCGTCCTGGCGCGTCGTGGCTGTCAGCGGGGTTCGGCCTGAAGAAGTCGACGTAGCCTCGGCGGTCACCCTCGACTGACCATCCGAAGAGCCGCCGTGCGGGCGAGCCCCGACCATGCCGCTGTCGGCTCCGCCAGACCATGCCGCTGTCGGGGCGGAGCCCGACCATGCCGCAGATGGGACTCCGCTTGACCATGCCGTTGACGGGTTGAGGACGAGGCGTCGGACCAGTTCTGCAGTTCTCTCCGCCGCGGAGACCCCTTGACCCCGTCGACGGGCATGCTGACGCGCGAACTCGCTCGCAGGGGCCATCCTGGGGCGGTCGGACCCACCGTCACGGTCTCGGTGGTCGAGAGGCAGGCGATCGTCGGCTCGCGCGTGGCCGCGCTGGGCACGGCTGCGGGCAGCCTCGCGGGCGCGATCTCCACCAGCGACTGGTCGACCGGCCGCGTCGAGATGGTCCAGGCTGCCGCCTCCGGGGACTGCGGCACCCCCATCGGCGCACCTGCTCCGCGCTGGAGCAGCGAGGTCGGGCGCGCGACGTGTCGTCAAGATCACCGCCGGTCCGGGATTGATCACGCTCGGGAGCGGTGACCGGCCGAGCCGTGCGCACACTCGTGACCGGGGCGACCGGCTACATCGGATCCAGGCTGATCCCGGAGCTGCTGGCGGACGGTCACGAGGTGAGTGCCGGTGGCCGGAGCGTCGAGCGACTGGGCGAGTTCGCCTGGGCCGCGGACGTCGACAAGGTCGAGCTCGACGTGGGCGACGAGCAGTCCATCGCCCGGGCCGTCCGCGACGTCGACGCGGTGGTCTACCTCATCCACTCCATGGACGGCGAGGACTTCGTGGAGCGGGACCGGAAGGCCGCTCAGGACGTGTCCACCGCCTGCGCCGCCGCGGGGGTCCAGCGGATCGTCTACCTGTCCGGCCTCATCCCGCCCGAGCCGCCGGGCGACCTCTCGGACCACCTCGCCTCGCGCCTGCAGGTCGAGCAGGTGTTCCTCGAGGGGCCGACCCCAGCCACGGTGCTCCGAGCGGCGATGGTCATCGGCGCCGGCTCCACCTCCTTCGAGCTGATGCGGCGCATGAGCGAGCGCGTGCCGATCGTCCCGATCCCGTCCTGGATGCGGCGAGACCTGCAGCCGGTGGCGGTCGAGGACGTCACCGCGGTCATCGCGGCGGCGCTCAGGGGTACACCGCGCAACCAGCACTTCGACCTGGCGGGGGACGAGGTCCTCAGCTACCGCGAGCTGCTCAGGCTCTTCGCCGACGTCGCCGGCCTGCACCGCCCGCAGTTCGTCGTGCCGTGGGTGCCCGAGCGCGTGGTGAGCGAGATCGTGGCCCTGGTCGCCGGCATGCCCCGCCCCACGGTCAACGCGCTGGTCGAGAGCCTGTCGCACGATCTCGTCGTGACCCAGGACTCGGCCCAGCAGCTGGTCCCCGACCACCACTTCACACCGATGCGCGAAGCGATCGAGAGGTCGCTCCAGGGGCTGTCGGACGCGACGACGACCCACGGAGACGTCCAGGGCGAGGCCGTCAGCGACGAGCTGTGACCGGGCCGGTCGCGACAGCGGCCGGCGCGTGACACGCGAGCCCGGACACCTGGTGCTTCCAGGATCGTGCTCGGCGGGGCATCATCACCTCTCACACCCGGCGAGGGCGGGTGAGAAGGAGCGAGGGCCCGTGGGCGAGTCCGAGGACGACGTGGTCGTGAGCGACGACGGCCGTCGGCTGCGGCCGGTGAAGTCCCTCCTCCGCGCCCTCGACGTCCTCACCGCCCTGGCCCGCAGCGAGCGACCGCTCACGCTCGGCGAGATCGTCGAGCAGACCGACTTCTCGCGCACGGCGGCGTACAACGTCCTCGCGACCTACGAGCTGCGCGGCCTGGTGCGCCGCGACGACCAGGGCCGCTACGAGCTCGGCTGGGGCCTCTTCGAGCTCGGCGAGCGGGCCCGCTCGCGCTCCGACCTCACCGACGTCGCGCGGCCGGTCGTGGAGGACCTCGCCGAGAGCACCGGCGAGACCGTGCTGCTGGGGGTGCTCGACCAGGGCTCGGTGATCTACGTCGAGAAGGCCGAGAGCCGGCGCTCGATCCGCATGGTCGAGGCGCCGGGCCGGCGACTGCCCCTGCACGAGTCCGCGACGGGGCTGGTGCTGCTCGCCCACGCCGGCACGACGCTGCGGGACCGCTACCTCGAGCAGCAGGACTCCCGGTCCGGGCTGACGCAGCGCGTCGCCACCATCCTGGCGACGGGAGTCGCCGTCTCCGTCCAGGACCTCGACCCCGACCTGTCGAGCGCCTCGGTCCCGGTGCACGGACCGGACGACCACGTGCTGGCCGCGCTGACCGTCGCCGGCCCGGCCAGCAGGCTCACCCGGGAGCGGGTGGAGGAGTTCCTGCCCGCCCTGGTGGCCTCGGCGGCCTCGATCAGCAAGGCCGTGGGCGGCCGGACCCACCCTTGACAGGTCGCGGCCGGCTCCCTACCTTTCGGTGAACATCGTCTGTCAGACAGACACGTTGTCTGTGTGACAGACACCAATCAGGTCACCCGGGAGGGTCCGATGCGCCGGAACACCGTCAGGTCAGCAGCACTGCTCGGGAGCCTCGTCCTCTGTCTCACCGCGGTGGCGTGCTCCGGGGAGAGCGCCACCGAGCAGAAGAGCGGCGGTGGCGGCGGAGGCGGTGACGGCAAGGTCACCATCAGCCACTGGCAGCACCAGAGCGACGCGCGCGCCAAGCTCGTCGAGGGGTTCGTCGACAGCTACGACGACGCGAACATCGACTTCCAGTCGATCCCCTACGAGTCCTACTTCCAGAAGCTGGGCGCCGCTCTCGAGGCCGGCAACGGCCCGTGCGTCTTCCAGCTGCCCGCGAACATCCTGCAGGAGTTCTACGGGCGCGGTGAGCTGGCCCCTGTGCCGGACTCCATCATGTCCGCCGCGGACATCGAGTCGGCGTTCACGCCGGCCTCGATCCGACTGCTCAAGATCGAGGGTCAGTACTACGCGCTGCCCACCGACGTGCAGACGATGATGCTGTTCTACAACGACGACCTGTTCAAGGAGGCCGGGCTCGACCCGACCCAGGACTTCGCCACCTGGGACGACCTGGTCGAGGCGGCCAAGAAGCTGACCAAGACCTCTGGCGACAAGATGACCCAGGCCGGGATGGACCTCTCGGCGTCGCCGTACCAGCTGTTCTACGCCGCGCCGACCCTGGCCTACCCCGACGGCCTGGTCAACGACCAGACCGGCGACGTGCAGTACGACTCCGAGCCCGGCCAGCAGGCCTGGGAGCGGATCACCAGCCTGATCACCGAGGACCACGTGGACGACCCGGAGTTCCTCGCCGAGCAGAGCAAGTTCGGGCTCGGGAAGGCGGGGATGACGTTCAAGGAGTTCACCTTCGACGGCGTCTACAAGCTCACCGCCCCGGACGTGCATTTCAGCGTGCACCCCGCCCCGCCCGTGACCGACGACGCCGCGGCGCCGGTGGCCAGCACGTCGTGGTCCTACGCGGTCTCGGCGGACTGCGACGACAAGGACGCCGCCTGGAAGTGGGTCGCCTACCTCACCTCCGAGGACGCCCAGCGGAAGTGGATCGAGGGCGGTGGCGAGCTGCCGTCGCGCACCGCGCTGCTGACCGACGAGTCGCTCCAGGACGACCCGAACGTCGCCGCCGGCTTCGCCGCGCTGGCCGAGGCGGAGCCGTACGACTCGAACGGGTGGGACGACGCGTACGCCGTGCAGCAGAAGATCTGGGACGAGATCGTGCTCAACGGCACCGACGTCGCGACCGCCGTCGAGCAGGGCGCCGACGCGGAGCGGGACCTGTACCGCAGCAAGGGCCTGCTCGAGTGACCTCTCAGGTCCTGCGACGAGGGCGGGGGCCCGGGTCGAGCGGGGCGCTGCGCCGTCAACAGACGCGCTGGGCACTCGTCTTCCTGAGCCCTGCCCTCGTCCTCTTCGGGCTCACCGTCTTCTACCCGATGGCCCGGGCCCTGCAGTACAGCCTCTACAAGTGGCCGCTCGGTGCGCCGAAGACCTTCGTCGGGCTGGACAACTACCGCCGGCTGCTCCTCGACGACGGCGACTTCCACAAGTCGGTGCAGGTCACCTTGTACTTCACGCTGCTCAGCGTGCTGCCGACGCTGCTGCTCGCGCTGTTCGCCGCGGTGCTGCTGAACGACGCGAGGTTGCGGTTCCGCGGCCTGTTCCGCACCGTCTACTTCGTCCCGGTGGTCACCTCCCTGGTGGCGGTCGGGTACGTGTGGCGGGCGCTGCTCGAACCGTCGTTCGGCCTGGTCAACACCGCGCTCGGCTGGGTGGGCATCAGCGGTCCGGGGTGGCTCGCCTCGCCCGACTGGGCCCTGCAGGGCATCGCGCTGATGACGATCTGGCGTGACCTGGGCTTCTACATGGTGATCTTCCTGGCCGGACTGCAGGCGATCCCCAAGGAGGTCGTGGACGCGGCCCGCATCGACGGCGCCAGTGCGTGGCGCCGCTTCTGGCACGTCACCTTCCCGCTGCTGAACCCGAGCATCGTGCTGGCCGCGGTCATCGGCGTCATCAACGGGCTGCAGCTGTTCACCCAGACCTACGTGATGACGGGTTCGGCCCAGCAGCTGCCCGGCGGGCCGCTTAGCAGCACCCGCTCGGTGGTCATCTACGTGGTGGAGCAGACGTTCCGGCCGCTGGAGATGGGCTACGGCTCGGCCGCGGCGTTCCTGCTCTTCGTGATGATCATGGTCGTCACGCTCGTGCAGTTCCGGATCATCCAGCGGAAGTTCGAGTACTGATGAGGGCCGCGACCCGGACGCTCGACGTCACCAAGTACCTGCTGCTCCTCATGGGCGCGGTGGTCATGCTGACCCCGCTCATCTGGATGGTGCTGGCGTCGTTCAAGACGCTGCCCGAGATCCTCACCTTCCCGCCCACGTTCCTGCCCGACCACGTCAACCTGGACAACTACCGAGGGGTCTTCGAGACCGCGGACTTCGTCCGCTACTTCGTCAACAGTGTGGTCATCGCGGCCATCAGCGTGGTGAGCGTGCTGGTGACCAGCTCGATGGCGGGTTACGCCTTCGCCAAGTTCACCTTCCCCGGCCGCGACGTCCTGTTCATCGTGGTGCTCGCGACCCTGATGATCCCGTTCCAGGTGCGGGTGATCCCGCTGTACGTCCTGGCCAGCGACCTGCACCTGCTGAACACCTACGCCGGGATGGTGCTGCCCACCCTGGTCGACGCCTTCGGCATCTTCTTGATGCGGCAGTACATGCTGTCGATCCCCAACGAGCTGATCGAGAGCGCCCGGGTCGACGGAGCCGGTGAGCTCCGGATCTTCGTGCAGATCGTGCTGCCGCTGGCGAAGCCGGCGCTCTCGGCCCTCACCATCTTCACGCTGGTGATGAGCTGGGAGTCGTTCCTGTGGCCGCTCCTGGTGGCCTCCTCGCCCGACATGTACACCCTGCCGCTGGGCCTGGCCCAGTTCGCCGGCCGCTTCCTCAACCGCACCGACCTGCAGATGGCGGCGGCCACGATGACCGTCCTGCCGCTGCTGATCGCCTTCCTGTTCATGCAGAAGCGGTTCATCGAGGGCCTGGCCACGACAGGCATGAAGTGAGGACGCAGCGGCAGCGGAGCCTGGCGGTGCCAGCACGACAGAGGGACGAGGAGGTGGGCATGTCGGAGGCTGGAGTGCGCTCCGGAGGCATCGGCATCGACGTGGGCGGTTCGAAGATCGCCGGTGTGGTGATCGACGCGTCGGGGTCGGTGGTGGCCAGGAAGCGGATGCCCACACCGCCCGAGGGCGGGGCGGCTGTCGTCGCGGCCTGCGTCGAGGTGGCCTCCGAGCTCCTCGGGGTGGCCCGGTCCGGCGGCCTGGCCGTGGGACCGCTCGTGATCGGCATGCCGGGCACCATCGACTCGGTGCGCGGGCTGGTCCGCGACTCCCCCGTCCTCAGCATGGTCGACTGCGAGGTCGTGTCGGAGGTGCAGAGCGCGGTGGGGCACCCGACGACGGTGATCCACGACGTCAAGGCCGCCGCCTTCGGCGAGCTGATGGCCGGGGCCGGCATCGGTCAGGCCGACGTGGCCTACCTCAACCTCGGCACGGGGGTCTCGATGTCCTTCGTGTTCGACTGGCAGGTCCACGGCGGCGTGAGCGGACTGGCCGGTGAGATCGGCCACGTGCCGGCGGTTCCGGACGGGGAGCTCTGCAACTGCGGTCGCCGGGGGTGCCTCGAGACCGTGGCGTCCGGGCCGGCCATCGCCCGGGCGGCCGGCATCACGACCGGTGGCGTGGAGGCGGTCGCGGCCGCCGCCGCGGCCGGCGACGAGCGAGCCACCCGCGCGATCCAGGACGCCGCCGGGCACCTGGGCCGGGTCCTGGCCGACTACCTCACGGTGCTGGACCTGCACCTGCTCATGGTCGGCGGCGGCGTCTCCGAGGTCGGCCCGCTGCTCCTGGACCGTCTGCAGGCGGTGATGGACGAGCGGTTGGCCGACGTGGCCAACTCGGTGCGGGTGGTCCCGGCCGCGCTCGGAGCCGAGTCCGGCGTGCTCGGTGCGGCACACCGCTCCCGGCTGCTCCGCGACGACCGTCGGGCCAGCCGGTGGTGAGCGACGTGCTGGAGGTCGGGCTCGTCGGGGCGGGCTACATCGCGCACTCCCACGCCCGCGCGTACGCCGCCGACCGCCGCGCGCACCTCGCCTACGTCGTCGAGCCGGTGGCGGAGAAGGCGGACGCGCTGGCGCGGACCTCCGGCGCGCAGGTGCTGGGGAGCCTGGACGAGCTCCTCGCCTCCGACGTCGAGGTCATCAGCGTCTGCACTCCCTCCCCCACCCACGCGGACCTGGTGGTCGCCGCGCTCGGGGCCGGCAAGCACGTGCTCTGCGAGAAGCCCGTCGCGCGCACGCTGGCCGACGCCGACCGCATCGTGGCCGCGGGCCGGACGGGTCCCGGGTTGCTGATGATCGGCCACGTCTCGCGCTTCGAGCCCGACCACCGCGCGGCGTACGACGCCGTCCGGGACGGTCGGATCGGCGAGGTCCGCATGATGGCGCAGTCCCTGGTGGGCGAGCGCCCGACGTGGAGCGAGGACGACTGGCTGCGCGACCCCGACCGGTCCGGGGGGCCGCTGGTGGACCTCGCGATCCACTCCTTCGACTACCTGACCTGGGTCAGTGGGGCCCGACCGGTCAGGGTCCACGCGGTGGGGTCCGCCGGCGCGGACGGTGTCGTCGACTACGCCGTCGCGACGGTGCGCTACGACACGGGGGCCCTGGCGGTGGTCGAGACGAGCTGGGCGCACCCGGCGGGGCACGGGCTGGAGCTGACGACCGAGCTGACGGGCAGCGACGGGCGCATCACCTGGGACTACGACAGCACGGCGGTCGGCAGCGTCAAGCTCGCGGGCGCCGCGCCCCGCACGATCAGCCAGCTGGGGAACCGCGGGTTCGTCGCCGAGGTCGCCGCCTTCCTCGACGCCGTCGAGGACGGCGGTCCGAGTCCGGTCCAGGCGGAGGACGGGCGGCTCGCCCTCGAGGTCGCCCTGGCCGCGGTCGAGTCGCTGCGGACCCGCCGCGTCGTCCACCTGTCCGACCGGAGCGAGGAGACCGCATGATCGACGTGGTGCTGCTCGGGGTCGAGCACGGACCCCACGCGCGGTCCTACGCCGCCGCCCTCGGCCGGAGCCGCGACGGGCGGCTGGTCGGCGTGCACGACCGCGACCCGGAGCTGGGTGGCGCGCTGGCCGAGGAGCTCGGGGTGGCGTTCGAGGCGGACGCCGACGCGCTGCTCGACCGGACCCACCCCGCGGCCGCCGTCGTCTGCAGCGCGACCGACCGGCACCGGGAGCTCGTCGAGCTGGCCGCCCGACGGGGCGTGCACGTGCTGAGCGAGAAGCCCCTGGCGACCACGGTGGCCGACGCCGAGGCCGCGGTGGACGCCTGCCGCGAGCACGGGGTCCAGCTGCACACGGCGTTCGTGTCGAGGTTCTACCCGGCCCTGCTCGAGGCCCGCGCGCTGGTGGCGCGCGGGGAGCTCGGACGGCTGCGCGGCATGGTGGGGAGCAACCGCGGCCGGCCGCCGCTGCCACCGCGCTACCCCTCCTGGATCACCGACCCCGTCGCTGCGGGCGGAGGAGCGCTCATCGACCACTCGGTGCACGTCGTCGACGCCATGCGGTTCGTGTCGGGGCTCGAGCCCCGGGACGTGCTGGCCGAGACCGCCACGCTGTTCACCGACCTCGAGGTCGAGGACAGCGCCCTGGTGTCCGTCCTGTTCGAGGACGACGTGCCGGCGAGCGTCGACCCCAGCTGGTCGGTGACGCCGACGAACGTGTGGGACTACGACTTCCAGCTGCGCGTGCTCGGCACGGACGGCTCGCTCACCATCACCACCGGGCGCGAGGCGCTCCAGGTGTCCGGGACCGACCGCGGACGCACCCACGCGCTCGCGCCGTTCGAGCCCGACATCGACCAGGCCATGGTCGAGGCGTTCCTGAGCTCCATCGGCCAGGGCCGGGTCCTCGACCCGTGTGCCACCGGCGAGGACGGCCTGCGCGCGGTCGAGGTCGCGTGCGCGGCGTACGCCTCGGTGGCCACGCAGGCGTTCGTCAGCACCGCTGCGGACCGACGTGACTGACCTCGCGGTGCTGGCGGGGCAGGCCCTCGTCGACGGCGCCCTCACCGGCCCCGTCACGTTGCGCATCGCCGACGGCCGGATCGCCTCGGTGGACCCCCCCGCGCACCGAGGGCGTGCTCGACGCCTCCGCGGCGACCGTGGTCCCGGGGCTGATCGACGTCCACACGCACGGTGGCGCCGGGGTGCAGGTGATCGACGGCGCGGACGCCGACCTCGACCGGCTCGCGTCGTTCTACGCCGCCCACGGCGTCACCGGCTTCCTCGCCACGATCGGGGGCAGCCGGGAGCACATCCTCGCCGGTCTCGCGGCCGTGCGCGCCCACCTCGCCGGCCCGCCGGCGCGGGGGGCGCGCTGCCTCGGCGTGCACCTGGAGGGTCCGTTCATCAGCCCGGACGCCCTCGGGGCGTTCCTGCCGGAGTCCGCGGTGCCGGCCGACGCCGGGTTCCTCACCGAGGTGCTCGAGGCAGCCGGCGGACACCTGCGGCTGATCACCCTGGCCCCCGAGCTCGACGGCGCCGACGACGTCGTCGCCCTCGCCCTGCGGCACGGCGTGGTCTGCTCGATCGGCCACACCGTGGCCACCGCCGCCGAGATGGACCGGGCCGTCGGCACCGGCTTCCGCAGCGTCAGCCACCTCTTCAACGGCATGGTCTCGTTCCACCACCGGGAGCCGGGGGTGGTGGGCGCCGCGCTCGCGGACCCGCGGCTGGTGTGCGAGGTCATCGCCGACGGCGTGCACGTGCACCCGCTCGCCGTCGCCCTCGCGGCGCGGGCGAAGGGGGTGGAGAACCTCGTGCTCATCAGTGACTCGATCTCCGCGACCGGCCTGCCGGACGGCGAGTACGAGCTCGAGGAGCAGCACGTGACGGTCGCGGGCGACGAGGTGCGGCTGGCCGACGGCACCCTCGCGGGCAGCACCCTGACGCTCGACCGTGCGGTGGCGAACCTGGCCCGGTGGGCGGACCTGCCGTGGACGCAGGCCGTCCGCTCGGCCACCGACGTGCCCGCGCGGCTGCTCGGCCTGTCGGCCGAGCGTGGCGCGATCTCCGTCGGCCGCGACGCCGACCTCGCTGCCTTCGACGCCGACCACCGGCTGCTGTGGACGATGGTCGGCGGCGTCCTGCACGAGGCCGGCGCGACGTGAGCACCGTGAGCACCGTGATGCTCGCCGAGATCCTGGAGCAGCCCGAAGCGCTCCGGCGCACCCTGCGCCGGCTGGAGCCTCTCGGAGACGACCTCGCCCGACTCGGCACCGGGAGGCCGCAGGTCCTCTTCGCCGCCCGCGGCTCCTCGGACAACGCCGCGACGTACGGCCGCTACCTGACCGAGGTGGTGGCCGGCCGGGCGGCGGCCCTCGTGGCGCCGAGCGTGGCCACGGCCTACCGGAGCCCGGTGCGGCTCGAGCACGCCCTGGTGGTCGTCCTCTCGCAGTCGGGCGAGACCGCCGAGCTGGTCGAGACCCTGACGTGGGCGCGAGGCTGCGGCGCCGCCACGGTGGCGGTGACGAACGTCGGCGACAGCAGCCTGGCGCGCCACGCCGACCTGGTGCTGGTCACCGAGGCGGGACCGGAGCACGCGGTGCCGGCCACCAAGACCTTCACCACCCAGCTCGCCGCCATGGCGGTGCTGGCCGGTGCCCTGGCGGGCGCGCCCCTGGCCGGGCTCGAACAGGTCCCCGGTGCCGTCTCCGACCTGCTCGAGCACCGCACAGGCGTCGACGCGGCGATCGAGGGGCTGCTCGCCCGTCCTCGCACGATCGTCACGGGTCGCGGGCTCGGCCACGCGGTCGCGGCCGAGCTCGCCCTCAAGCTGGAGGAGACGTGCCTGCGGGTGGTCCCGGGGCTGTCGTACGCCGACCTGCGCCACGGCCCCATCGCGGTCGTCGACGACCAGACCACCGCGGTGGTGGTCGCTCCCCGGGACGGGCCGGTCCTCGACGGACTCACGCGCCTGGTGCCGGACCTGCAGGCGCGCGGCGCAGCGGTCGTGGCGATCGGCGGCGACGCGGCCCTCGCCGGCCGCGCCGACGTCGCCGTCGCCGGCCCGGACCTCCCGGAGGTCCTTGCGCCGATCGGTCTGGTGGTCGCCGGTCAGCTCGTCGTCGAGGGGCTCGCCCGTCGCCTCGGGCTGGACCCGGACAGCCCGAGGGGGCTGCGCAAGGTGACCCAGACCGAGCTGGGGGTGCGCCGGTGAGCTTCGAGCTCGACCTGCTCCTGCGCGGAGCGGACGTCTACACGATGGACCCCTCGCGTCCGCGCGCCCGGACCCTGGGCGTCTGGCACGGCCGGGTGGTCGGCCTCGACGAGCAGGTCGCCGGGCTCGAGGCGGCCCGGACGGTCGACCTGACCGGCGCCACGGTGCTGCCGGGCTTCCACGACGCCCACGTCCACACCACGTCGTACGGCGTGGCGGCGACGCAGCTCGAGCTGAGCGACGCGGGCTCCACCGCCGAGATCCTGGAGCGGGTCGCGCGGCACGCCGAGGGCCTGTCCGACGGAGCCTGGGTGATCGGTGTGGGCTACCTGGACCGCTCGGCGCCGGGGAGGCACCCGACCTGCGCTGAGCTGGACCGGGCGGGCGGTGGTCGCCCGGTGTGGCTGACCCACCGCTCCGGTCACATGTGCGCGGTGTCCTCGGCCGTGCTGCGGCTCCTGCCCGACCCCCTGCCCGCGGGCGCCGTCGGCTACGTGCACCGCGACGACGCCGGCGCGCCGACCGGCCTCCTGGAGGAGGCGGCGATGGAGCTGGTGAAGGAGGTCGTCGGTCCCGGGTCGGTGGCCCAGATGGTCGCGGCCATCGACGTCGCCACCGCGCAGTACGTCACCGAGGGGACGACCAGCATCACCGAGGCCGGCATCGGTTGTCCCGGCGTCGACCACAGCCCGCTCGAGATCGCGGCGTGGCAGGCGGCCGCACGCTCCGGTCAGGCCCGCACCCGGGCGCACCTGATGGTGTACAACGAGCTGTTCCACGACCTGCCGCACCACCCCGACGACCCGGGCCGCTTCGGGCTCGACCTCGGCCTGCACACCGGGATGGGTGACGACCGGGTGCGGGTCTCGGCGATGAAGGTGTGGTTGGACGGCGCCGGTACGGCGGGGCACGCCGCGACCGGCGACGACGACTCCGAGCTCGTCGACGACCCGGTCCGGCTCCACCGGCACGTCGTCGAGGCGCACCGCTCGGGCTGGCAGGTCGCGGCGCACGCCATGGGCGACCGCGCCGTCGACGTCCTCCTCGACGCCCTCGAGGCCGCCGGTCCGACCGAGGAGGTGCGCCGGCGCCGGCACCGTGTCGAGCACGGCGGGCTGATCCGGCCCGACCAGGTCCCGCGGCTGCGCCGCCTCGGCGTCGTGGTGGCGATCCAGCCGGTCTTCATCGGCGAGTTCGGCGACGCGCTCGCCGAGCACTTCGGAGCCGAGCGCGTCGACTGGTCGATCCGTGCCGCCAGCCTCATCGACGCCGGCGTCGTCGTGGCCGGGAGCTCCGACCGCCCGGTCGCCCCGGGAGCCCCCCTGCTCGGCGTGCAGGCGATGCTCGAGCGCCGGACCGCCTCCGCGTCGACGTACGGCGCGGAGGAGCGACTCGACGTCCTGACCGCGCTGCGCTGCTGGACCCGCGACGCGGCGTACGCCGCCGGCGTCGAGCACGAGGTCGGCACCCTCGCGTCGCGCCGGCTCGCCGACCTCGTCGTGCTCGACGCGGACCCGACGGCCGTGGCCACGACGGCCATCGCGGACATCGGGGTGCGGGCGACCCTGGTGGGCGGCCAGGCTGTGCACGACCCGGAGGCCCTCTTCGGACCCGCCCCCTCC
This genomic window from Nocardioides anomalus contains:
- a CDS encoding amidohydrolase — encoded protein: MSFELDLLLRGADVYTMDPSRPRARTLGVWHGRVVGLDEQVAGLEAARTVDLTGATVLPGFHDAHVHTTSYGVAATQLELSDAGSTAEILERVARHAEGLSDGAWVIGVGYLDRSAPGRHPTCAELDRAGGGRPVWLTHRSGHMCAVSSAVLRLLPDPLPAGAVGYVHRDDAGAPTGLLEEAAMELVKEVVGPGSVAQMVAAIDVATAQYVTEGTTSITEAGIGCPGVDHSPLEIAAWQAAARSGQARTRAHLMVYNELFHDLPHHPDDPGRFGLDLGLHTGMGDDRVRVSAMKVWLDGAGTAGHAATGDDDSELVDDPVRLHRHVVEAHRSGWQVAAHAMGDRAVDVLLDALEAAGPTEEVRRRRHRVEHGGLIRPDQVPRLRRLGVVVAIQPVFIGEFGDALAEHFGAERVDWSIRAASLIDAGVVVAGSSDRPVAPGAPLLGVQAMLERRTASASTYGAEERLDVLTALRCWTRDAAYAAGVEHEVGTLASRRLADLVVLDADPTAVATTAIADIGVRATLVGGQAVHDPEALFGPAPSQTPTQEQP